One window of Salegentibacter sp. Hel_I_6 genomic DNA carries:
- a CDS encoding VCBS repeat-containing protein, whose protein sequence is MICISCGDDKQEKTLKEENINKDALFLKMTPNETGISFENTITNTKDFNIFRYRNFYNGAGVGIGDINNDGLPDIYLTSNLGENKLYLNKGDFKFEDITETSGTAGTKNWSTGVSFVDINHDGLLDIYVSNAGNIEGADRKNELFINNGDLTFTEDAASYNLDENGFTTHAAFFDYDGDGDLDVYILNNSFIPVSSLSFNNKRDLRSEDWDLPEIFKGGGDKLLRNDNGKFTDVSEEAGIYGSLIGFGLGVTVGDVNNDQLPDLYISNDFYERDYLYINNGDGTFSEDIKNRVSHLSLSSMGADMADINNDSHPEIFVTDMLPESDKRLKETSDFERYDIYKLKESRDFYHQFMQNTLQLNTGNNSFSEIAFQSGVAQTDWSWGALIFDMDNDGFKDIYVSNGIYHDLTNQDFMDFFANDILQEMVLTGKKKEFDSILNQMPSNPVSNYAFKNNTDLSFQNKTKDWGLDEPSFSNGSAYADLDNDGDLDLVVNNVNQEIFIYKNQTSEKSENNYLKLTLQGVGKNTFAIGSKALLYLDEQVITQELIPTRGFQSSIDYSLTFGLGKVQKIDSLRIIWPDRSTQLLENPTINTTLKLKQAEATEKYQPRQQQITPIFTEVVAELKTHQENNYIDYDYEGLIPGMLSREGPALAIADVNGDGNEDFYLGGAKGQPGVLYLQNNSGNFIEKKLDIFTEHSNFEDTFAIFADVNGDNKPDLIVGSGGNEVNIDRQEFRNRVYLNQENGNFKISEFNMPNTGHNTSVIAPYDFDNDGDIDLFIGSRSVPGIYGINPKHQLLENDGNGNFKDVTDAKAYVLNDLGMITDASWSDTNDDGVKDLVLTGDWMAPIILQNDGNSLKLLDNKLDEISGAWNSLSILDINEDQSPDFILGNRGTNSFYQTSAEKPVKVYINDFDENGTIEQIFTRNIDGKDVPIHLRRELAGQISAIKKQNLRFSEYATKSIQELFPENVIKNSIVKEITTFKSLLALSDSDGNYQFKELPAEAQFSSIHTIEHLTSKAGNHYFLLAGNDFNLKPQFGRLDASRGILLKVDKNGKMDIIPSINSGFSVEGEVKSIKKITNKNGEILILVAINNQEPKIFKFNEQAL, encoded by the coding sequence TTGATCTGTATATCATGCGGTGATGATAAACAGGAAAAAACTTTAAAAGAGGAAAATATAAATAAGGATGCTTTATTCTTAAAAATGACTCCTAATGAAACAGGAATTTCTTTTGAGAATACAATAACCAATACCAAAGATTTCAACATTTTCAGGTATCGAAATTTTTATAATGGTGCCGGTGTAGGAATTGGCGATATTAATAACGATGGCCTGCCAGACATCTATTTAACTTCTAATCTGGGGGAAAACAAACTCTACTTGAATAAAGGTGATTTCAAATTTGAAGATATAACTGAAACATCAGGCACAGCAGGAACAAAAAACTGGAGTACCGGAGTTAGCTTCGTAGATATCAACCACGACGGTCTTCTAGATATTTATGTTAGCAATGCCGGAAATATTGAAGGTGCAGATCGTAAAAATGAACTTTTCATCAATAATGGAGATTTAACTTTTACTGAAGACGCCGCTTCTTATAATTTAGATGAAAACGGATTTACCACTCACGCAGCTTTCTTTGATTATGACGGAGACGGAGATCTCGATGTATATATTTTAAATAATAGTTTTATTCCTGTCTCCAGCCTTAGTTTTAATAATAAAAGAGATCTAAGAAGTGAAGATTGGGATTTGCCTGAAATTTTTAAAGGTGGGGGCGATAAATTACTCCGAAACGATAACGGGAAATTTACAGATGTAAGCGAAGAAGCAGGAATCTATGGGAGTTTAATAGGTTTTGGTCTTGGGGTTACCGTTGGAGATGTGAATAACGATCAACTTCCCGATTTATATATTTCTAACGATTTTTACGAAAGAGATTATCTTTATATCAACAATGGCGATGGCACTTTTTCTGAAGATATTAAAAACCGGGTTTCCCATTTAAGTCTTTCCTCCATGGGTGCAGACATGGCCGATATAAACAACGATTCACATCCCGAAATATTTGTTACTGATATGCTTCCCGAAAGCGATAAGCGCCTTAAAGAAACATCAGACTTTGAACGTTACGATATTTATAAACTAAAAGAAAGCAGGGATTTCTATCATCAGTTTATGCAAAATACGCTGCAGTTAAATACTGGAAATAATAGTTTTTCTGAAATTGCATTTCAAAGTGGTGTGGCCCAAACCGATTGGAGTTGGGGTGCGCTTATTTTTGATATGGATAATGATGGGTTTAAAGATATCTATGTAAGTAATGGTATTTACCACGATCTTACCAACCAGGATTTCATGGATTTCTTTGCCAACGATATTCTTCAGGAAATGGTACTTACCGGCAAGAAAAAGGAATTCGATTCTATCCTTAACCAAATGCCCAGCAATCCCGTTTCAAATTATGCGTTTAAAAACAATACCGATCTTAGCTTTCAAAATAAAACAAAAGATTGGGGCTTAGATGAACCAAGCTTCTCTAATGGCTCAGCTTACGCCGATTTGGATAATGATGGGGATTTAGACCTTGTAGTTAATAATGTAAATCAGGAAATCTTTATTTACAAGAATCAAACTTCAGAAAAATCAGAAAACAATTACCTGAAATTAACTTTACAAGGTGTGGGGAAAAACACTTTTGCAATAGGCAGTAAGGCACTACTCTATCTCGATGAACAGGTAATTACTCAAGAATTAATCCCCACCAGGGGATTTCAGTCCTCAATAGATTACAGCCTTACTTTTGGACTGGGAAAAGTTCAAAAGATAGATTCCCTTAGAATTATCTGGCCAGATAGAAGCACTCAGCTGCTAGAAAATCCTACCATTAATACCACGCTAAAATTAAAGCAGGCTGAAGCCACAGAAAAGTACCAACCAAGACAACAACAGATAACACCTATTTTTACAGAAGTTGTTGCAGAATTAAAAACACACCAGGAAAATAACTATATAGATTACGATTACGAAGGTCTTATTCCGGGAATGCTTTCTCGTGAAGGTCCTGCCCTGGCAATAGCCGATGTGAATGGAGATGGAAATGAAGATTTTTATCTAGGCGGAGCTAAAGGCCAGCCAGGAGTGCTTTACCTTCAAAATAATTCAGGGAATTTTATTGAAAAAAAGCTTGATATTTTTACTGAGCATTCCAATTTTGAAGACACTTTTGCCATTTTTGCTGATGTAAATGGAGATAATAAGCCAGATCTTATCGTGGGCTCCGGCGGGAATGAAGTGAATATTGACAGGCAGGAATTTAGGAATAGAGTTTACCTAAACCAGGAAAACGGGAATTTTAAAATTTCTGAATTTAATATGCCCAATACCGGGCATAATACTTCAGTAATCGCTCCTTACGATTTTGATAATGACGGTGATATCGATCTATTTATAGGAAGCAGAAGCGTCCCAGGGATTTATGGTATTAATCCTAAACATCAACTACTAGAAAATGACGGGAACGGAAATTTTAAAGATGTAACCGATGCCAAAGCTTATGTTCTTAACGATCTTGGAATGATCACCGATGCTTCCTGGAGTGATACTAATGATGATGGCGTGAAAGATTTAGTTTTAACAGGAGATTGGATGGCTCCTATAATTCTTCAAAATGATGGGAATTCTCTAAAATTACTAGATAATAAGCTCGATGAAATTTCAGGAGCATGGAATAGTCTTTCTATTTTGGACATAAATGAAGACCAAAGCCCCGATTTTATTCTAGGAAATCGAGGTACGAATTCATTTTATCAAACTTCAGCCGAAAAGCCGGTTAAGGTCTATATTAACGATTTTGACGAGAACGGCACCATAGAACAAATTTTCACCAGAAATATAGATGGCAAAGATGTTCCTATTCATTTAAGACGGGAACTTGCCGGGCAAATTTCAGCAATTAAAAAGCAAAATCTTCGCTTTTCAGAATACGCCACAAAATCCATTCAGGAACTTTTCCCTGAAAATGTCATTAAAAATTCAATAGTAAAGGAAATAACTACTTTCAAAAGTCTCCTGGCTTTAAGTGATTCTGATGGAAATTATCAATTCAAAGAACTTCCGGCAGAAGCACAATTTTCCAGTATTCACACCATTGAGCATTTAACTTCAAAAGCAGGAAATCACTATTTTTTACTCGCCGGTAACGACTTTAATTTAAAACCGCAATTCGGGCGCCTTGATGCCAGTAGAGGAATTCTATTAAAAGTAGATAAAAATGGAAAAATGGATATCATTCCATCAATCAATTCAGGTTTTTCAGTTGAAGGAGAAGTGAAATCGATCAAAAAAATAACAAATAAGAATGGTGAAATTCTTATTCTGGTAGCTATAAATAATCAGGAACCAAAAATCTTTAAGTTCAATGAACAAGCCCTTTAG
- a CDS encoding VCBS repeat-containing protein, producing MNKPFSLLFLVILLASCQKEEKTEDFLFESLPAETTGLDFSNNLTETNALNILDYLYFYNGGGVAVGDIDNDGLPDIYLTGNQVKNKLFLNKGNMQFEDITESAGVSGASDWNTGVVMADVNGDGFLDIYVCAVTGINGLNGKNELFINNGDGTFSEKAEEFGLDFQNYSSTAAFFDFDNDGDLDMYLLNHAVHTVNTYGPADIRNKRIAESGDKLLRNDDGKFVDVSEEAGIYGGANGYGLGLATADFNNDGFTDIYVSNDFHEDDYYYLNNGDGTFTETLKAKFGHVSRFSMGNDAADVNNDGFIDILTLDMLPQDEKVLKASVGDDPRDLDKLKTEDLGYHYQYTRNMLQINQRGEYFQETGLLSGVAATDWSWAPLFADFDQDGFQDLFIATGIPKRPNDLDYIKYVSSNQIQNKINNTRLVDNEALEMMPAGKVHNYIFKGSESLNFKDQSGKWIPRDSVISTGIAYADLDNDGDLDIVSNNIDERAIIYENQSDTTSAYIKLSFQLKSKNTFGIGTKAIAWQNGKMQTRQLYNSKGFQSSSEPIIHFGFPKEENLDSLLIIWPDNTFQQQKNVPLNQHLKITKDQNSDSIDYKKLYPTPKPWFEKIDSLPGINFNHKENRYSDFDRQKLIPYQISDRGPAVAVGDINGNGLDDIYFGNSKFEPAEIYFQQKNKFEKQYFELLNTDEKTENTSAFIADLNQDNKNEVFVTSGGGEFYGKADALLDKLYAFENGELEAKELPEYFENTAVAKFGDLDGDGDLDIFVGGAAVSNDFGKLPSSYLLINENGKFKIQQNSDLEELGMVTDAIWTDFDEDGRDDLIVIGEWMSPQFFRNNGRTLENISAKVLDQKLNGLWQTIIPFDINNDGKMDYLLGNWGLNTKFPASQEFPLQMYYSDFDENGSTETIIAYAKNKKYYPTNGLDELVSQLSYLRKKFPEYKDFAGKTILQIIEKEKLEKAKLLKVHTMASGYLLNQDGKFIFKPFKNALQVAPILAFLKADFNKDDQDEVLVAGNYFGVTPYHGRFNALAGNIVTQNAKILEGVEIGLNLTHKSVRSLNIVTFNEIDYLMVSLNDGKPEFYKLKN from the coding sequence ATGAACAAGCCCTTTAGCCTGTTATTTTTAGTCATTCTTTTAGCATCTTGCCAAAAAGAAGAAAAAACTGAGGATTTTTTGTTTGAAAGTCTTCCTGCAGAAACAACGGGTTTGGATTTTAGCAATAATCTTACCGAAACTAATGCCCTAAACATTTTAGATTATTTATATTTCTATAATGGTGGCGGCGTTGCAGTTGGAGATATTGACAACGATGGCTTACCCGATATTTACTTAACTGGAAACCAGGTAAAAAACAAACTTTTCCTCAATAAAGGAAATATGCAGTTTGAAGATATTACTGAAAGTGCCGGAGTTTCAGGAGCTTCTGATTGGAATACCGGCGTGGTTATGGCCGATGTAAATGGAGACGGTTTTCTGGATATTTATGTTTGCGCAGTTACCGGAATCAATGGCCTAAACGGAAAAAACGAATTATTTATCAATAATGGCGATGGCACTTTCTCCGAAAAAGCAGAAGAGTTTGGATTAGACTTTCAAAATTATTCTTCTACAGCCGCTTTCTTCGATTTTGATAACGATGGCGATTTAGATATGTATCTGCTAAATCACGCCGTACATACGGTGAATACCTATGGCCCGGCAGATATTCGAAATAAACGCATTGCAGAAAGTGGAGATAAACTTTTAAGAAATGACGACGGAAAATTTGTAGACGTTAGCGAAGAAGCGGGAATTTATGGAGGCGCTAATGGTTATGGACTCGGACTTGCCACCGCCGATTTTAATAACGACGGGTTTACAGATATCTACGTAAGTAACGACTTTCACGAAGACGACTATTATTATTTAAATAATGGGGACGGTACTTTTACCGAAACTTTAAAAGCAAAGTTTGGGCACGTAAGTAGGTTTTCTATGGGAAATGATGCGGCTGATGTTAATAACGACGGTTTTATAGATATTTTAACCTTAGATATGCTTCCTCAAGATGAAAAAGTTTTAAAAGCTTCTGTAGGTGACGACCCCCGCGATCTGGATAAGTTAAAAACTGAAGATTTAGGATACCATTACCAGTATACCCGCAATATGCTACAAATAAATCAGCGGGGAGAATATTTTCAGGAAACAGGGCTTTTAAGTGGCGTAGCGGCAACCGATTGGAGCTGGGCTCCCCTATTCGCAGATTTTGATCAGGATGGCTTCCAGGATCTGTTTATCGCTACCGGGATACCCAAACGCCCCAATGATCTGGATTATATTAAATACGTTTCCAGTAACCAAATTCAAAATAAAATAAATAACACCCGTCTTGTAGATAATGAAGCATTAGAAATGATGCCCGCAGGGAAAGTGCATAATTATATTTTTAAAGGTTCAGAAAGTCTAAATTTTAAAGACCAATCTGGTAAATGGATTCCGCGTGATTCTGTGATCTCAACCGGCATTGCTTACGCCGATTTAGACAATGATGGCGATTTGGATATTGTGAGTAATAATATTGATGAAAGAGCCATAATTTATGAAAACCAGTCTGACACGACTTCTGCATATATTAAATTATCCTTTCAGCTGAAATCTAAAAATACCTTCGGAATTGGCACTAAAGCGATTGCCTGGCAAAATGGGAAAATGCAAACCCGGCAGCTTTATAATTCCAAGGGCTTTCAGTCTTCCTCAGAACCTATCATTCATTTTGGATTTCCGAAAGAAGAAAACCTGGATTCTTTATTAATTATCTGGCCAGATAATACGTTTCAGCAGCAAAAAAATGTACCCTTAAATCAACATTTAAAAATTACAAAGGATCAAAATAGCGATAGTATTGATTATAAAAAACTTTATCCTACACCAAAACCCTGGTTTGAAAAAATCGATTCTTTACCCGGAATAAATTTTAATCATAAGGAGAACAGGTATTCAGATTTTGATCGTCAAAAACTGATTCCCTATCAAATTTCAGATCGGGGGCCTGCAGTGGCGGTTGGTGATATTAATGGAAACGGACTTGACGATATTTACTTCGGAAATTCAAAATTTGAACCGGCAGAAATCTATTTTCAGCAAAAAAATAAGTTTGAAAAACAATACTTTGAGCTTCTGAATACAGATGAAAAAACTGAAAATACTTCAGCATTTATCGCCGATCTAAATCAGGATAATAAGAATGAAGTTTTTGTAACATCAGGGGGCGGTGAATTTTACGGCAAAGCCGATGCTTTACTGGATAAATTGTATGCTTTTGAAAATGGGGAATTAGAAGCTAAGGAATTACCTGAATATTTTGAAAACACTGCAGTAGCCAAATTTGGAGATCTTGATGGCGACGGCGATCTCGACATTTTTGTTGGTGGCGCCGCGGTTTCTAACGACTTTGGAAAACTACCTTCCTCCTATTTACTCATCAATGAAAATGGTAAATTTAAAATTCAGCAAAATTCAGATTTGGAAGAATTAGGAATGGTAACCGATGCGATCTGGACCGATTTTGACGAAGACGGCCGTGACGATTTAATTGTAATTGGGGAATGGATGTCTCCCCAGTTTTTTAGAAATAATGGTAGAACCTTAGAAAATATTTCCGCCAAAGTGCTGGATCAAAAATTGAACGGATTATGGCAAACAATTATTCCGTTTGATATAAATAACGACGGAAAAATGGATTATTTATTAGGTAATTGGGGCTTAAACACCAAATTCCCGGCGTCTCAAGAATTTCCTTTGCAAATGTATTATTCAGATTTTGACGAAAACGGAAGCACAGAAACAATTATAGCCTACGCTAAAAACAAAAAATATTATCCCACAAACGGGCTGGATGAATTAGTAAGTCAACTTTCTTATTTGCGAAAAAAGTTCCCGGAATACAAAGATTTTGCAGGAAAAACAATATTGCAAATTATTGAAAAAGAAAAGCTGGAGAAGGCTAAATTACTGAAAGTGCATACAATGGCTTCAGGATATTTGCTAAATCAGGATGGAAAGTTTATTTTTAAGCCCTTTAAAAATGCATTACAGGTTGCTCCTATTTTGGCATTTTTAAAAGCAGATTTTAACAAGGATGATCAGGATGAAGTATTGGTTGCCGGAAATTATTTTGGTGTAACACCATATCACGGCAGGTTTAACGCCCTTGCGGGAAATATCGTCACCCAAAATGCTAAGATCCTGGAAGGTGTTGAAATTGGATTAAATCTTACTCATAAAAGTGTGAGAAGCCTTAATATAGTTACTTTCAATGAAATTGATTATCTTATGGTGAGCCTTAATGATGGCAAACCTGAATTTTATAAATTGAAGAATTAA
- a CDS encoding vanadium-dependent haloperoxidase, with the protein MRIFFYLFFSALILSSCAKDEKPIVVSAENYHQTVNKITDIMVHDIFSPPVASRIYAYSNLAAYQIMRQENKDLVDFNSNFKDLQPIPEADSTANINFKLAALVAQIEIGKKLIFSEELLTTYRDSLYSGWEKANKEEFETSRDYGLAVANHLSNWIDKDNYKETRTMPKYSVYSDDPGRWQPTPPSYMDGIEPHWPKIRPFTLDSASQFKPAPHPEFSLEKGTAFYDELIEVYEIKKQMEEKGDESEEIKIAQFWDCNPYVSTQRGHLMFATKKITPGGHWMGICEIASKKAKLDFAQSSYAYTATAIALADGFISCWDEKYKSNLVRPETLINKYIDDNWSPVLQTPPFPEYSSGHSVVSGAASIVLTKIFGDEFSFEDDTEVKYGLPIRSFNSFSHAASEAAISRLYGGIHYRSAVENGIVQGRNLGNHVVKNLDLQPLTY; encoded by the coding sequence ATGAGAATATTTTTCTACCTATTTTTTTCTGCATTGATTTTAAGCTCCTGCGCGAAGGATGAAAAACCAATTGTAGTGTCGGCTGAAAATTACCACCAAACGGTAAATAAAATTACCGATATCATGGTGCACGATATATTTTCACCACCGGTGGCCAGCCGTATTTATGCATATTCCAATCTGGCTGCTTATCAAATTATGCGTCAGGAAAACAAAGATCTAGTTGATTTCAATTCAAATTTTAAAGACTTACAACCAATTCCTGAGGCAGATTCTACGGCCAACATCAACTTTAAACTCGCAGCCCTGGTAGCCCAAATAGAAATTGGAAAAAAATTAATTTTTTCTGAAGAACTTCTTACTACCTATAGAGATAGTCTTTATTCAGGATGGGAAAAAGCGAATAAGGAAGAATTCGAAACTTCTAGAGATTATGGCCTAGCAGTGGCAAATCACCTATCAAATTGGATTGATAAAGATAATTACAAAGAAACGCGAACTATGCCAAAATACTCGGTGTATAGCGATGATCCCGGCCGTTGGCAACCTACACCTCCTTCCTATATGGATGGTATTGAGCCACACTGGCCTAAAATAAGACCTTTTACGCTAGATTCTGCTTCTCAATTTAAACCGGCACCGCACCCTGAATTTTCGCTGGAAAAAGGAACCGCCTTCTATGATGAGCTTATTGAAGTTTATGAGATCAAAAAGCAAATGGAGGAAAAAGGTGATGAATCTGAGGAAATAAAAATAGCCCAGTTTTGGGATTGCAATCCTTATGTCTCTACACAACGCGGTCACCTTATGTTTGCAACTAAAAAAATAACTCCTGGGGGCCACTGGATGGGCATTTGCGAAATTGCTTCAAAGAAAGCTAAGCTTGATTTTGCACAAAGCTCCTATGCTTATACCGCAACTGCAATTGCACTTGCCGACGGATTTATAAGTTGCTGGGATGAAAAATATAAAAGTAATCTCGTAAGACCCGAAACGCTTATTAATAAATACATAGATGACAACTGGAGCCCCGTTTTACAAACACCACCATTTCCAGAATATTCCAGCGGGCATTCTGTAGTTTCAGGAGCGGCTTCTATAGTTTTAACCAAAATTTTTGGAGATGAATTTAGTTTTGAAGACGATACAGAAGTAAAATATGGCTTACCAATAAGATCTTTCAATTCCTTTTCTCACGCTGCAAGTGAAGCTGCTATAAGTAGATTATATGGCGGAATTCACTACCGCTCTGCAGTAGAAAATGGAATCGTACAGGGACGAAATTTGGGGAACCACGTTGTGAAAAATTTAGACCTCCAACCACTCACCTACTAG
- a CDS encoding GyrI-like domain-containing protein → MQKKNWILIFIGIPVLFLLWYFAIKENDYSISFETKALPGEVVYKIDNPIFDKMDVLETKIDSSFSKVKQETKLNGKLYRLTWAIHPKNDTINQVKVGINNKNESIKDRFLLLIGQNDFQQEMKAELQYFQKALVTNLDLYSVKIEGETVSPENNCACINIENKVDQKAFEMMKTIDILSNYILDHKLETEGRPRIIINSWDKTSKNINFDFCFPIVKMETYPEHLTIEIKDIPEAKSLKANFYGNYMFSHNAWFHLMNYAEKNNLAVKTENIMEIFKNNPQMGGDESQWEAEIYLPLAE, encoded by the coding sequence ATGCAAAAAAAAAATTGGATCCTTATTTTTATTGGAATACCTGTGCTTTTTCTCTTATGGTATTTTGCAATAAAGGAAAACGATTATTCTATTAGTTTTGAAACTAAAGCACTTCCTGGTGAAGTGGTTTACAAAATAGATAATCCCATTTTTGATAAGATGGATGTATTAGAAACTAAGATCGATTCAAGTTTTTCTAAAGTTAAACAAGAGACAAAACTAAATGGAAAACTTTATAGGCTTACCTGGGCTATACACCCAAAAAACGATACTATTAACCAGGTAAAAGTGGGAATTAATAATAAAAATGAATCCATCAAAGATCGTTTCTTGCTGTTAATTGGCCAAAATGATTTTCAACAGGAAATGAAAGCAGAACTTCAATATTTCCAAAAGGCTCTTGTTACTAATCTTGATTTATATTCGGTGAAAATTGAAGGAGAAACAGTTTCACCAGAAAATAATTGTGCTTGTATTAATATTGAAAACAAGGTAGATCAGAAGGCTTTTGAAATGATGAAAACCATAGATATACTTTCAAATTATATTCTGGATCACAAATTAGAAACCGAGGGCAGACCAAGAATAATTATCAATAGCTGGGATAAAACTTCCAAAAATATCAATTTCGATTTTTGTTTTCCTATTGTAAAAATGGAAACCTACCCTGAACATTTAACTATTGAAATTAAAGATATTCCTGAAGCAAAATCGCTAAAAGCAAATTTTTACGGTAATTATATGTTTTCTCATAATGCCTGGTTTCATTTAATGAATTATGCTGAAAAAAATAACCTTGCTGTTAAAACTGAAAACATCATGGAGATTTTTAAAAACAATCCACAAATGGGGGGAGATGAATCCCAATGGGAAGCCGAAATATATTTACCTCTAGCTGAATAA